DNA from Phocoena phocoena chromosome 1, mPhoPho1.1, whole genome shotgun sequence:
CATCCTCAGGTCCCAATGTGGAGGGGCACTGGGACCTTGGGCAGTGGCCTCCCTACCGTCTCAAACTTGGACTCCTTGCTTCAAACTCTCCTACCCATCAACTCACCCCACCTCCCACACTGCTTCCCGCTCCTTCCATTTCTTCAAAGACTAACCGCTACCTGGCCTCCCAGTTCCTCCTCAGCCCAGCTTCTGCCCTGATGCATCCCAGGCAACACTGCTGACCCTCCCCCAGCTTGGCTCACTGCCCAGTTCAGGGCtctttcctccaggaagcctcctgaACCAGACCAGCACAGTGCTGTGTGCCTCCCCCAAGGTCCACGTGGTGCCTGAGTCACGGCCGCCAGCATCCCCTCACCCTCCAAGCACCTGCCTCCTTGCTTACGCCACAGTTCCCCTCCTGACACTCCAACTCCCacactcttttttccccttttccctttcttcctttccttcctaccttctcCCCATCAGTTTTACACGTGCCATTGGTACCCCAGGCAGTATTTAATCCCACTGACCCTCAAAGCTAGAAAAGCTGCTGACTTCTGATCTATGACATACATATAATCATATATTTACTTACTTCTTTgcctatttatttactttttggtttgttgtttttgtggGTTCATTTCATTTCCAAGAAACCAAAGGACTTCCCCGGCTTCTCATCTTTGAAGCCATCGTGAAGCAACCCCAGAAAACTCCCTTCGCTCTCTCCATCTTGCTAGCAAGGTGGGGAAAGCTGCCCTTGCATCACCTGGAGATGATGCAGTTCTaggctggggaggcagaggtTTCTACCTCTGCCCAATGATACTTCCTGGAGACTCAGGGAGTGCCTAGAAGGACGAGAAAAGGACAATGACCTAACACTGGAGTAATTGTGTTGACTCAGTGACACCTGGAACTTTCTCAATGAACCCACCAATGCCCATTCCCCACAGTCAATTTGGATTTTCCAGTCTCCTGCATATCTACCCCAGACCTGTCCTTcctgtccctttccctctctctcctgagCCAGGAGCTTGGCCAGGTCTTGTCTGTCTTCGTGGCCCTGTTGCTCCCCTTCTCAAGCAGTTCACAAGGCTGCCTGCCCCTCATCTTCCCTGACCATCTGGTTATCAGCCTCCCAGCCCTCACACAGACCCTCATACTGCAAGTGCTTGAGAAGCCCTCATAATTACAAGGCCCCCCATGAGATCCTTCAGGGCCCCCTGTCACTCCTCACCATCAAATTCACTGGGAGATGACAACTCAATCACCCATAAacatggggaaggaggagaacaaTAAAAGAATACGTGTTCCACAAGTTAAATGGCACCATGAGGAAATAATCAGACAAATCAGAATGTGGGACATTCTTCAAGTCAAATGTCCTGGATGCTTCAAAGTATCAGTGCTatgaaaatgaatgagtgagggaACTCTTCTAGATCAAAATAAGACTTAAAAGACTTAGTGAATGCAATGCGTGAACCTTGATTGAATCCTGGTTTGGacgaaagaaaatatatttttgtaacaaCTGAGTAAATTTGAGTGTAGAGTAAATATGAAATGATATTATAGAATCATTGGATTCTAATTTTGTTGATAAAGGTGTTGTTGACTTGTAAGCAAATGTCCTTCTTCAGAGATACAGGCTGAAGCATTCAGCAGCAAAGTGTCAGGATGCTggcaacttactttcaaatagTTTAACAATatcaaaatatgtatatacatctaAAAGAGACAAGCGGCTCAGGTAGATTAACAACCACTAAATCTAGGTGAAGCATTGATGGGTGTGGTACAGTTCTTTCAACTTGTCtgtgtgtataaaatttttttaaagtgaaaaattgaggggaaaaaagaataaatgcccCAAATGCTTGCCATGTACCTCGCTATGCCAGGGGCCTTTGTATACTGCAACAGATCAGATGAGGCCAATAGAAGAAGATTTGTTTAAGTCTACCTGGTCTGAACAGATGTGTCATCATTACTTTTGCAATGGATATGCTTACTAATTTTAGTTAGGCTAACAGGAAAAAAGGGTTTGACTCCTCAACACAATTAATGACACTGGGATGCAATGTACTTGGGATGAGGCAACAGCAGCGAGTCTAGAACTAAGACACTGCTTCTGTTCACCTACAAAGTCTATAATATCCCTAGATAATTGAGGGAAGACAATAAAACATCCCTATGTTTATCTGTGCAAAGCATGTAGCCATATCTTTCCTTCATGTGTCCATTCACACGGATATGTCAGTCCTGGACCCCAAGTCCCAGGAAGGCAGGGACGGTATCCAAATCACTGCTCCTCCCCCAGCATGACTCCACAGCCAAACAAATGTTTCATAAGGCAATTAAAAATTGATGGTGACGACGATGTGAAATGAGCATGTACCTGACGGCACATCAGCCCACACGCTCAAGCCCCACAGTGTTGGAGGGCTTTTTTGCTGTTGCCGGTGGAACTTGGCATTATCTGTGCAGCCCTGTTACCCTTAGATCCTCCTCTTGGAGCTGCTCCATATACGCCCGAATCTGCTCCTTATCCTGTTGCTGCTGCTCGGCAAGCAGCGATCGCTCCTCCTGCTTCTTTTCCATCTGTTCCACAATGTGCCGTCTTCCTCTGCGAAGAAACAGTGCCACGGTGTCTTAGAAACCAAGGGTCTGTGTCTCTCTGTTCTAACCTCCACCCAAATAACCCCCAAGATGGGAGGCATCGTAGGAACAATGTGACAAGTGCCCCCTAAACATGGCTATGCTTCACGAACCCAGACCAAAGTCCTTCCCCAGAGGGTCCTGGCAGGTTGGTCCTCTTCCGTCTGAACTCCTGGTTCTGGGGCtcactgttttttggtttttttttaatttcatgcagtctactttattgatttttttctttcatagattgtacttttctcttgttgcagagcacgggctctaggcacacgggcttcagtagttgtggctcgcgggctcagtagttgtggctcgtgggcttagttgctccgcggcatgtgggatctttccggaccagggctcgaacccgtgtcccctgcattggcaggaggattcttaaccactgcgccaccagggaatcccaagaGCTCTATCTGAATGTCAATCTCGTACTCCTTCCCGTAGATTCTTATCGTAATCTGTGTCTTCTCCCACTCTCCCAGCCTTCCTGCCCTCTTtctgcccgggtccgggaagatctcacatgccgcagagcagctggccctgtgagccatggccgctgagcctgcgcgtccggagcctgtgctccgcaacgggagaggccacaacagtgagagacccgcgtaccgcaaataaataaataaataaagatagagCCCTCTTGAATGACTCCAGATGAAATACACTAGAGCAATGAGTAAAAGAGTTACATGGAAGCAGGTTTAGACTCAATATAAGGGCCAGGTCAAATCATTAGAGCTGCTGAAAAGGCAGGGATTTTCCTTTCATTGGAACTGTTTATGCAAAAAATGAAGAGCCACTTGGCcatgaaataaacttttattgggaGCCTGCTATAGTGAGCCAGGTACCTACTAGAAGTACAAAGATGAATGGTACATGAGAACGGAATACAGATGGGGAGAAAGAACTGCCACTCAGTGTGGTGCAATGACTATTTTTTTACAAGGACTATTTATAGAGGTAATTCTTCAATTATATAGTTGGCGTTCTAAATCCGGGATACTATGATTCTATAATTTACCTGCGTTGGGACTTGTCCTTTCCTGCAAAATGAAGGGGACTGAATTTATTCATTCTAACAcgtattaagcacctactacagTCCAAGCACTCTGGTAGGTCCAGAAGctacagaaatgaataagacaGGGACCCTGTCCTCAGTGAGCATACAGCCTGGTGAGGGTCAGGGAGCCACAGtgcaaggaggggtgtgccagaGTATAAAGAGGGTGTGGCGGGACCCAGAGAAGGGAGCCCTAAAGCCTGTCAGGTGAAGTGAGGGAGGTTTCTCAGGGGAGGAGACGGCAAAGCTACATACTAAAAGATGAGAGCGCGTTTTTCggggggaaaggaaagagaagggtaTTCAAAGGAGAGGAAACAACAAAAGTCATGAGCTTTTGTCAAGACCTGGCATGTTGGGGGAAATGAAGGAAAGCCTCATAGAATGGATGGCAGAAAATGGTGCAAAATGAGGCTGAATTGGGGCCAGATTATGAAGCACCTGTTGTGATCTTGGAAATAAGTTTTAAGAAGTTCTGTGGTTCTCTGAATCACTCCATAAAGGTTTTGAGATGATAACAGAGGAGGATAATGACCATTTCTCATGTCTTCCCCCTTTGCAAGGCTATATGGACCTAAAGACACATGGAAATGACTAAGAGAGGAAGGTGCCAAAGCCATCTCTTTACCGGATACTCTCTTCCCGCCTCTTTCTGTGCAGCTCCTCCTGCCTCTGAACGGATTTCTGCCGCTCCACCTCCATCATCTGATCCAACCGTTTCTCCTCTGCATCCAGCTCTTTTTGGATCAGCTGCTTCTCCAGAATTTGGGCATCCCGGATGGCATGGCACTTGGCATTGAGGATGATCTGGGGAGTGGAAATAAAGTTGTGGTACTAGGCCTGGGAGTAAGGATGGGGGCGGGAATGCATCACGGGGATATGGAAGTGGGAGCGGGGAGAAATGGGAGCAGAATCCTATTGAGTGTGCTCACAAGCCCAGAAAAGCAATagtgtcggggcttccctggtggcgcagtggttgagagtctgcctgccgatgcgggggacacgggttcgtatcccggtctgggaggatcccacaggccgcagagcggctgggcccgtaagccatggccgctgagcctgcgcgtccggagcctgtgctccgcaacgggagaggccacgacagtgagaggcccgcgtaccgcaaaaaaaaaaacaaaacaaaacaatagcgtCTTTCAGGGTATTGGATCTTAGTGTTTGGAGGGTCATGGATCACGCTTTGGGAATATGATGAAAGCTATGGGCTTTCTCCTCCATAAAATTCATTTGCATCTGTACACACAAAATTTCCATAAAACTTCAGAAGTTCATGGTCCCCCCTTAGAGACCCATGAACCCCAAGTGAAGACCCGCTGTTCTACACTTCGGGGAAACAAACATTCTTGCAGAGGCCAAGCCACTAGTTTTTTAAACTAGAAGAGCCCAACATGACACATAATGGAATGAAAAACCATGAGCCATCAATAGGAACTATGGAGTAAaagctttggaaaataaaaggaagtagAGAAGATTTACCTGAGAGACAGAAACTGTAGATGAAGGGGCTGGGGAGTCAGCATTTTTCATTTGGCCAGGAAGTGAGCCACATGCAACTGAGTTACACAATAGAATTCCAAATGAGCCTCTGGTCTTTACGCTCTCAGCTAAGGGAAGCACTTTGAACACGACAAAAAGAACCCAATTGCCTGGGACCACCATATGTGGCCAGAATTGAACTAGCAGGATAAAGATACAAGTAACATCCTCACATGCATTTATCGACCCACAGTTCGCAAAGCCTCTCCCATATATTAGCATATTTAATCCTGCCAATAATTCTGCTAAGTAGTTTCACCACCCTCATTTTACAACTGaagtgaggctcagggagggcaaGTGACTTgccgaaggtcacacagcaggcacGTGGCAAGTGCAGCTCTCCACCCCGTTCCCCTGCCAAGGCCAGACCCTGACCTTTCACCCCTGCACCCTGTCTCCAGCTGGAGCCCATGCTGTCAGGTGTGTGAATAAGAGATAAGAggagggaggacttccctggcggtccagtggttaagactctgtgcttccactgcagggggcatggatttgatccctggtcagggaactaagatctcgcaagctgtgtggcacggccaacggggggaaaaaaaaaaaaaaaaaggaagcttgatagaacttccctggtggggcgcggtggttaagaatctacctgtcaatgcaggggacacgggttcaagccctgatccgggaagatcccacatgccgtggagcaactaagcccgtgcgccacaactactgagcctgtgctccagagcccgtgagccacaactgctgaagctgggcggctagagcccgtgctctgcaacaagaggagacaccgcaatgagaagctcaagcaccgcaactagagaaaagcctgcacacagcaacgaagacccaatgcagccaaaaataaataaattaaattaaaaaaacaaaataaagagagagaaagagagataggaggagggagggagaacggAGAGCTCACCTTGCTCATGTCCTTCAGCTCCTCTACCTGCTCCATCCGCAGCTGCCTGGCTCTCTGAAGGAGGTTCTGGGCCCTGTCCTTGGCCACCTCCTCCAGATTGTTGAGCTTCTTGCTGGTCCTCCAAAccatttccttctgtttcatGATCTTCTTGCGTGTGGTCACTGCGTCCTATGGGAGCCACGTCGGGATTAGTGGGGGGTTactccctgtgctctgtgccctgggcACTAGCCCGGCTGCCACGGTTGACCCCAGATGAGTTTCGCCTCACCCCACCGCACTGTCAGAGCCCAGGGGTTTCTCAGCCTGGCTTCCTCACCCTTCCCGCCACCCTGCGgttcctccccacacccactctTAATTCTACAACATGTCCTCTTTAGCACGTTCACGCCCCATTTCAGGGTCCCCTAACTAGAGCTCCCAGTCTTGTGGGAAGctggcctctccccagcccttctCTTCAACCCCCCTCTGCATAGATGGGGGACGGGGGTAGCTACCACAAtggcttccttctcctccttgaaGGCCTGCTCCCTGGCCTTGAGTTCTTCTCTAGTCAGGACGTGGGATGCCCATTTGATCCGCTCAAACTCCTCAGGGCTCATGATAAGGGACTCCCCGGAGGGGTCCTTGGTGGGGATGCTGACACAAGGATTGAACAAAattagggaggggaggggagggaagggcaagCTCTCAGCATCACACTGCAGGCTGCTCGGCTCTCCTCCCCGCCCCTCATCACTGCCCACCCGCCTGCAGGGACTCGGGCAAGGGCAGGAGAGACAGCCAACTGCGCAACGGGTCCACTGGGGAAAAGCGGTCCCAGGCAAGGGTGGAGTAGCGTCACGGGCTAAAGAAGGGACAGTTTAAGGACTTTTGCTAAAAGTCCAGTTCATATGCTACCTTCTCTGCGTCGCCATGTATGACCCTCCcccatgtatacatacatagaccacctccttccctctgctctccctgcCAGTGTTGTGGGCAACTTCTGTTTCCCTTGCTGGATCACAAGCTCCTCCAGGATACGGACTCTGTCTTAACCCCACAGGCAGCCCAGAGTctggcacagtgctgggcacagacTGAGGACTCATAATAAAGTTGttgaattgaaattttaaaatagatgattCCTCAAGGATGACATAAAAAGAGCAAGGGGATGCCAGACAAGGATGAAGTGGATGCCAGTGAGAAACAAAAGCATCCCTGTGCATCCAGCCCAGAGAGAAGCTTTGAACCCTAAATATTAATTAAACTCTCTGATCAACAATAGTCAGAGACATGTCTATAGACATTTCTAACTGCCCAGCACATTCAACAAACCAATAGATAATTATAAAGATTACAAACAAATGACACACATTAAAGATGGAGCAGAGGGGTGGGGATAAAGATGCTTCTGGGTGAGGTGATTTAACAGGTACATGGCTAGGGGGCAGGAAGTTAAACTTCCTCCAATAAAACTGGTGcaggggagcttccctggtggcgcagtggttgagagtccgcctgccgatgcaggggacacgggttcgtgccccggtctgggaagatcccacatgccgcggagcggctgggcccgtgagccatggccgctgagcctgcgcgtccggagcctgtgctccacaatgggagaggccacaacagtgagaggcccgcgtaccgcaaaaaaaaaaaaaaaaaaactggtgtaGGGGAGGTGTCCAGGAGGTGGACAAATGAGCGAGTGGACTTGAGGCTTAGCCAAGATCTTGTGGTTCACTGGGTGGCGTGGCCCCAAACATCTGGGATCTGGAATAACAAAAAATGATCTAAATCTGAGACAGCATCTCACGTTGCTCTCAGCAGCCCTGACAAGTCACCAGCAACTTCACCTCCAACGTGTTTTTTAGGACTGGACCAGTCCAAGAAGGAGACATTTCTTGGGCCCCAGGAGTACCTGCAGGGCTGCTACCACATCTGGCCATTTCATGCCAGAGCTGACCAGACAGTGCTCCTGGAGCTGTGTCCCAGCCGTGCCTCCCCAGCTTGTGACACAGGCTGCATTTTCTGGGAATTCAAGTTTTTAGTGAGTGGAGCCAGAGTAGGAAGAATGGTTTGGAGAATGAAGCACTAGCACAAGAGCTAAACCACTGAGTGATGGTGTTGGCTCATTTCACATGGCtgagctgggcctaaaccccacagGAGGGGCCCCAGCAAGGGGGCTGCTCCAGTCAGGAAGCCATGCTGAGCTAATCCCAAAGGAACCCAAGAGCCCTTGGGAATTTCCTCTTCTGGCCTCAGAGCCTGGGAAGAAGCCAAGGGGCTAATTAGGCATCTGGTCAGTTTCCCTTTGCTTCCTATTCTTGATGCAGCCAAAGGGAAGTGACTCATCTGGACATTTCCCTTTACCAATGGGAAAGTGCACTAATGGGGGCTCAGAGAGGACCCCTAAGCAACTCCCCTCTACCAGCCCCATAGGACCCACGGCAgccagaagaaagggaagagaaagaagctgGGAATCAAGGGCAATGGCAGTAATAGATACAAGGTGGGGAGAGACAAAAGAAACCAAACTGGAGAAAAAAGGAGAACCAAGAAACAAAAGGGGGGAAATGAATAGGAAAGAGGTGGGGTCCGCAATGACAGAATGAGACCAGGTGGGTTTCCCCATCTCTACGCAGAGGTCCTCAGCGGAAAGGCTCTGGGCACTAGGTACTCACATGAGCTCCCGGACCATGTCCCGGGTGATGAGCTGGACGGTCTCTGGCTTGTGGTCCAAGGCCAGGGCAGTGAGAGTTTTCCGAATGGCATGCTTATCTCGGAGCAGCACGATGGGGCTGTCGCTCTGGGTCAGAGGCTGTGGTGTCAGGAAGGACAGCTTAAAAGCTGGTCACCACACTTCCTGCTGGTCAGCCCTAACTTCAAGTGCAGCCTTCCCCTCTCCTGGGGCTTCTACCCCATCCAGTGGCAGGGGAGGCTGGCTGGGGCCCAGACTGCAGGACCACCAAGAGTAGCCAGGGCACTGAGAGCAGCAGGGTACTCTGCCCTTGAACATGGCCAGATGTGCTCTGTACCGACCAACTCTTCTGAGAGCAAGCCTTCTTTATACCTTGTACAGATACTCCCAGAGGGATGGGGGCGCGGGGGGAGGGTTGCTAGCGTACGTCCATTCCTAACCTAAAACCATCAGGAATGAAAATTTGGGGTCTCTAAGTTCTCCTCCCGCCGTGGTTtacgaaaaaaaaaataattagctcTCCTGACCACACTGTGGGTTTCAAGCCTACAATTTGTTATGGACTCATCCAATCTgtgatatttgttatttttaatcctttctaATGATTCGTTTACTTTCATCCCCCAAAAAAGCCATATGGAGGAAGTTAGAAATAGCTAAATGGCCCTGGTGGAGACCTGCCCTTAAATCTAATGGGGTGAGGGGGTCAGTGAGTTAGAATTCAGCAAGGCGAATACAAATTAGATATatgaggtttttaaaagaaatgctctGACCATGAAGGAGTaacataataagaaaatgaaatcacttttCAGGAAATTTTGAACACAGGAGAGAATTTCATTTGTCATGAACGCAGTATCTGTGGTCCTGAGTAGAGGCAGGCGCATGGCTTCGGTGGAGGTCCTCCCAGTCTGGAGAAGCCCGCTTTGCACACCCGTCCCTGGAGTGCTGCCGCCACCTGGTGCCCATCTCTGCTTCCAAGTGGCACAACTCAGTCAGGCCACAGGCCACTTCTGCCCCCTACTGCCGGCTGGGAGACTTCCGGGACTCTCACCCAGCAAAAAGGCCAAAGAACAGGCCAGGAATAGGCATTACTTTGCCTGCACACTCTTGCAAGTCAGCAAGACTCAGTTTGGAGAACTCGGCCATTTCCAAATCTATCTTCAGTTTAACTAGAAGACTCCCCATGGACTCAAAACAAATAAACGACATGTCTGCAAGTGAAATTGCATTGCTTTGATTCTTTCCCTTGTCCATAGGAAACTGCTACAGAGTGGGCATCttctaaatggataaagatgccCATCTGGAACGCTCTGGAAAGTCCTTTCTTGTCCGCAGTGAGGAGAGTGAGGGGCAGGGGTAGACATCAACTCTCGTCTCCCCAGTGTGCCTGCAGCCAGAGCTATTCACACTAGTATTCACACCACCACTggtatctttcttctttttcgcttttctctgcttctttttctttttctttttttcttccagttttcttgAGACGtagttgacatacagcactgtatatgtGTACGGCATATTGATCTGATTTACATccatcatgaagtgattatcaccaTACGTTTAGGGAACACCCACCatctcatatagatgcaaaattaaagaaatagagaaaaccaTTTTCCTTGTGTTGAGAGCTCTTAGCATTTACTCTAACAACTTTCATAGATAACATACAGGCAGCGTCCCTCTCCTCTCTCAATCTCTCACCACCCTTCTCTCCATGTCtcatcctctttctctccttgcctttcttccttcttaccGTCTGAACATCACGTGTACCAAGGTTATTCCAAGTTACACTCTGGCTGTcctactgtatttcttttttttttttttttgcggtacacgggcccctcactgttgtggcctctcccgttgcggagcacaggctctggatgcgcaggctcagcggccgtggctcacgggcccagccgctccgcggcatgtgggatcctcccagaccggggcacgaacccgtgtcccctgcatcagtaggcggacccccaaccactgcgccaccagggaagccgaaagTAACTGATTTAGCTGAGCAACGGGGAAAGAAGattgattttgtgttttttcacTCTGATGCTGTTCTCCGATGGAGGGGGAATTATGTTGGTCTGTATCTGCAAGCTTGGGCCAGTGGCCCTCAAACATTTCCATCACGGGGCGCTCACTGAGCAAAGAGCAAATGTTGGGTGCTCTGCAGCTGAGACTCCCTTCAACGttataacagatttttaaatgctgtGAAGACCTAAGGATTTCATGGTGGAGGAAGCCAGGTGCCCTGTTTGCTTGGGCTCCACTAGGCATCCGAGCTCGTGCACTCGAGCCTCAGAACCCCTCCCAGTCTTCAGTCTGAGAATTATCTGGGAGGGGGTGGCCTGCCCAGAGCTAGCTTTGTCCTGAGCAATGCTAGTTTGGGTCACTGCCTCCAAGTGGCCGCTCCCTGGAGGGGCTGGGTGAGGGTTACCTTGATAGCTCTGAAGAGGCTCTCATCCACCTCGGAGTTCAGGGCTTTGGTCCGATAGCAAGGCCTATTCCTTAACCTGTTGGAAGTGGTAGAGGAGGAGCTCAGGACGCCGGCTGTGCTTAAGGGctgcaggaagaggcagagagttGGGGTCATCAGTACTGAGTGCCATCTGGACCCCAGGCAAGGTAGACACTTCGCCAGCCCGTGCCGGGGGGACGTTGGATGGGCATGTGGGAAAACCCCTGGGTAAGCCCTGAAACGTAGGGGACACCCCACAGGAGCAGAGGCGGGCACACCAGCTCAGTGAGAAGGACTCCTGAGGCTCCCCAGCTAAAGACGGCCAAGATGCCGTGcggcagggaaggaaggagaaaggacacAGGACGGCAGGAGGATGACCTCAGTGTCAGCTGGGTTCTAGTTTTCCACAAGCACAGTCTTGTGAGGCCATGTGGACTTTCCTGCCCAAATATGTGCAGTGTCCTCTTCGCCTCCAAACTCCTCAGCCCGAGTGCCAAACCCCCTTCATAACTGACACTACTATTTGCCCTCCTTCATGTCCCCACCATCTCACAAGGTTGTGGTGGGGACCTGAGGGCACTCAGGATGGAAAAGCACTTCTCCCACTGCTGGCGGGTGGTTGGTGCCTGATGAACTTCAGTTTTGTAACAGCTGCCAGCTACGGTTAGGCAGACCGGTTCAGAGCATCCACCATGATGCTCTTTCACTCCCAGGACCCCTTCAATGTGCATTAGTCAGCTTTTAACCATCCAGTACTTTCTAGATTGGGGGAGTTCCCCATCTCATGAGGTGAGAGTGACAAGGATCATCCCTGAATGTAGAAGCTGAAAACACCAGATGTTTGTCTTCCAAGCCTGGGCAAAGGACCCCTAGGCTGAGCCATCAGATGCCCCAAGCCTGACAATAAATAGGGAACCAGTGATGCAAGAAGGAGAACATGGAAACCCCTTCTGACAGAGGCAGCCACACCCCGTGTCTGGGGCAATGCTGATGAGGGTACCAATGGCAACTGCCCACAATAAAGCTGCCGGTGCTGGAGGTGCAACAGTACATCGAGGGTCTTTGCCAGACCGTTTCTGGATTGTGATTTAGGCCTAGGTTCTGGCTGCAGTGCCTCCTTTGTTCTCATTTTCCAAGCCTACTTGCCCAGCGTTGGTGTGAAGTCTGTGCGTGCTCCAAAATCCTCTCCATACATTCCCTTCTCCTTATATTCGAGTTCTGGCTCTGTTGCTTATAACCaaaaaccctgactgatacaaccTCCTTTCCCCAAGGTCAGTCCAGCTTCAGCTCACACCCAAGAGGAGAAGTCTATCTCCAGGACGCAGTTTCTGTGAGGACTGCAGGACAACTCCAGGCTTAATCTAAAGCTGATTCAAATCTCACTCTGGAGGAGCCCACATCTCCCGCAGTTCCCTGATCTGGGACACTTAGGGGGAATGGACTGGGCACGTCAGGTCTACCAAGCCTGGGAATGAGCAGCTATCAAGAGGACACGGTGGACAGGGAGATGCATTCCAGGTCCCTAAACACTGGACAGTGTGTTATGAAAGTTCTCTCTGATCTGCTGTGACCACACAGACACCCTCCCACCCCGGCAGCACCTGTTCCACCTGAATCAGGTTTTCACACTAAATCGGGCAATTATCCTCCAGCTGGCTCTGTTCCATACAACGAGCACTGCTGTGTACACCCTTTCCCTCCCAGCCTGGCACAGCCAGCAAGAGGCTTACAGAGGGCGCCTCCCTTTACAGCCTCGGTCAGCCCCCATATAGTAGAGCAGAGAAACTCGGCTTTATTAAAAGGTAAATACAGCAGCCCCAAGGATGCCTAATAACAGACTCTGAAGGGTTATTATATGGTAACTGGGGAGCAACAGCTCCCCTTTCCACCAAAAATAGAATAAGAGGAAATGAACAGAAACCACTATAGGTGGGATTGAGGCAAAGCATTGGGAATAAGCAGAAAAGATGGAGGGCAATGGAACATGAGAGATGGTGTGAATTCTGTAGACAACTAAGGGGAGaggtgcctggcacgtagtaggagCTCGATATGTATTtgaggaagaatgaatgaatgaattcaaacAAGACGACCTCTTGGGGGCTGCAGACCAGATTGAGACGGAAGCCTTTCCCGAGTATGCCACCACTCCACATTTTCCATATCACGGATGTGCTCTGCACTGTG
Protein-coding regions in this window:
- the CFAP45 gene encoding cilia- and flagella-associated protein 45 isoform X1, with translation MPLSTAGVLSSSSTTSNRLRNRPCYRTKALNSEVDESLFRAIKPLTQSDSPIVLLRDKHAIRKTLTALALDHKPETVQLITRDMVRELIIPTKDPSGESLIMSPEEFERIKWASHVLTREELKAREQAFKEEKEAIVDAVTTRKKIMKQKEMVWRTSKKLNNLEEVAKDRAQNLLQRARQLRMEQVEELKDMSKIILNAKCHAIRDAQILEKQLIQKELDAEEKRLDQMMEVERQKSVQRQEELHRKRREESIRGRRHIVEQMEKKQEERSLLAEQQQQDKEQIRAYMEQLQEEDLRDLERRHQQKLKMQAEIKRINDENQRQKAELLAQEKLADQMVMEFTKKKMAREAEFEAEQERIRREKEKEIARLRAMQEKAQDYQAEQDALRAKRNQEVADREWRRKEKENAQKKMETEAKLRKSRQEQVAFKEHALAVQVQRDRDEFERILRAQREQIEKQQLEEEKKAMGRLQYANELQRQVRENQQKQLQDRIATFEEGRRLKEEAQKWRERIEGIKKKKIEELRATGLPEKYCTEAERKANILPDTSVD